From Gimesia panareensis, the proteins below share one genomic window:
- a CDS encoding sulfatase family protein, which translates to MFHKLLLVVLVIWGACDAPRKVLAEAASRHPNIVMIISDDQAWNDYGFMGHDQIKTPNLDKLAAESAVFKRGYVPTSLCRPSLMTMITGLYPHQNKITGNDPPKGTDRQKLLKHVRSVDCLPAMLGELGYKSFQCGKWWEGNPKLAGFTSSMTHGDPKRGGRHGDLGLKIGREGMQPVYRFIDQCGDDPFFLWYAPFLPHTPHNPPQRILKKYLNPETPVELSYYYAMVDWFDETCGQLLDYLDKQHLSENTIVVYVTDNGWIQYVPESDAERKKMKRRFRYAPKSKRSPYDGGLRTPIMVRWPGKIKPAEYDTLVSSIDLAPTLLDAVGLKPTKEMEGINLLKVIQDGGRTDRKAIFGEIFEHDMVDIDDPKTSLKYRWCIEGEWKAIFPGPRLKGEKPELYNLAQDPFEKHDEAASHPERVKQLLKLTNAWWDGESR; encoded by the coding sequence ATGTTCCACAAACTGTTGCTGGTGGTGCTGGTGATCTGGGGGGCCTGTGATGCCCCGCGGAAGGTGCTGGCTGAAGCTGCCTCCCGCCATCCTAATATTGTCATGATTATTTCCGACGACCAGGCCTGGAACGATTATGGCTTCATGGGCCACGATCAAATCAAAACCCCGAACCTGGACAAACTGGCTGCTGAGAGTGCGGTTTTCAAACGGGGATATGTGCCGACCAGTCTATGTCGTCCGAGTCTGATGACCATGATTACGGGCCTGTATCCCCATCAGAATAAAATCACCGGGAACGATCCACCGAAGGGCACCGATCGCCAGAAACTACTCAAACATGTACGGAGTGTTGACTGTCTGCCTGCGATGCTGGGAGAACTGGGATACAAGAGTTTCCAGTGTGGTAAATGGTGGGAAGGCAATCCCAAACTGGCTGGCTTTACTTCGTCGATGACCCATGGCGATCCCAAACGTGGAGGACGTCATGGCGACCTGGGATTGAAGATCGGCCGGGAAGGGATGCAGCCGGTCTATCGATTCATTGATCAATGCGGGGACGATCCGTTTTTTCTGTGGTACGCTCCCTTCCTGCCTCATACCCCTCACAATCCCCCGCAGCGTATTCTGAAGAAATACCTCAATCCGGAAACTCCGGTGGAGCTGTCCTATTATTATGCGATGGTCGACTGGTTCGATGAAACCTGCGGTCAACTGCTGGATTATCTGGACAAGCAGCATCTCAGCGAGAATACGATCGTGGTGTATGTGACCGACAACGGCTGGATTCAGTATGTGCCTGAATCGGACGCGGAACGGAAGAAGATGAAACGCCGTTTCCGTTATGCTCCCAAGTCGAAGCGGAGCCCCTATGACGGGGGACTGCGAACACCGATCATGGTCCGCTGGCCGGGTAAAATCAAACCGGCGGAATACGATACACTGGTCAGCAGTATTGATCTGGCTCCGACGCTGCTCGATGCGGTTGGTTTAAAGCCCACTAAGGAGATGGAGGGCATCAATCTGCTGAAAGTGATTCAGGATGGAGGCCGCACAGACCGCAAGGCGATATTTGGAGAGATCTTCGAACACGATATGGTGGATATCGATGATCCCAAAACAAGCTTGAAGTACCGCTGGTGCATCGAAGGAGAATGGAAAGCGATCTTCCCTGGCCCCCGACTCAAGGGAGAGAAGCCCGAGCTGTATAACCTGGCTCAGGATCCATTCGAGAAGCATGATGAGGCAGCCTCTCATCCGGAGCGGGTGAAGCAGCTGTTAAAGCTGACCAATGCCTGGTGGGATGGTGAATCCCGTTGA
- a CDS encoding prolyl oligopeptidase family serine peptidase: protein MSEPVSITCPHCAAAFKIKTRAAFGKKVKCPKCAVPFVIEKPASKSSAPRKQRAGSSRRRDDFSFDDADEESLFEEEDATYWEDDLNDGPAVRPARRQVKQPQKPAKKWSNPLPGIFASIKEYGFTPYMLLINFCLLSAYGYYFFLTDDPDTTVKILFINLGFAALCLAYFRVTVTILAVQAGILQFLLCFFVPFYPMFFALLCYEESKEALKAWLSAVCVFLLIGLSLYVYGPIVRKPQQAQAQERVLKPDPDGGRELKDLKKFQISHHTPLTLKWAEQDQAEENMFQEQKTASIGRMFEVTSTPAPGQEDAPTSQMKIRVFLPRTNEKSPRFPCVIVPPAGATLLTGMDIDAVEDIPNPEHEPYIKAGFAVITFSIDGDLGEGDQTSNADFIKAHQAFRKSKAGMLNYAQALSLALETIPEIDTDNIFLAGHSSAATLNLLFAEHAQQSFWGAGVIKGCLAYAPSVDPQRFFADHLAEIKPLIPDVEDFIRLSSPLEHYESIDCPVFLFHARGDQVTSFAATKQFAELLKSKGKDVELVSSDGVDHYQTMIDEGIPRGIQWIQARIRQPSRKPDLSPEHDQRIAEMKQAAQQRVEQNRPKKRSFEFDRSEPPQIGKMHESDLKMHGRMRRGTRRATFKIAGFDKEFEQKLKNRAAFELGALESAIDGRILGFEGENVVINLNQMTLSFDFTERIPGDFREKLAENKNTRVIRLTDDAPKNEPTDPNFTKVNPNIDLMTFRIDRIFSNSFDPIAAERTVEQSLRQIPEYVADSLVINYDDKWAAFKFKAHARKFGMAMRASGALARASIRVTPEWIKLSEDDLALADHAGKPGSTSSQTSTGTMQPAATAKQKYVIRYGVYGGDDVTDSARRCLKGFVWVDQETIHFNPDRKEITFVNRSPVDHSALERALKRNKFYQLHITREPVPSSAAEKTPVKAGAGTE, encoded by the coding sequence ATGTCCGAACCAGTGTCGATTACCTGCCCGCATTGTGCAGCTGCCTTCAAGATCAAAACACGGGCCGCCTTCGGAAAAAAAGTCAAATGCCCGAAGTGCGCGGTCCCGTTTGTGATCGAGAAACCAGCCTCGAAATCATCTGCTCCCCGCAAACAGCGAGCCGGCAGTTCCCGTCGGAGAGACGATTTCAGTTTCGATGACGCAGATGAAGAATCGCTGTTTGAGGAAGAGGACGCCACATACTGGGAGGATGATCTGAACGACGGCCCGGCCGTCAGACCAGCCAGAAGACAGGTGAAGCAACCTCAGAAACCGGCGAAGAAATGGTCGAACCCGCTGCCAGGCATCTTTGCCTCAATAAAAGAATATGGGTTCACACCCTACATGCTCCTGATCAACTTCTGCCTGTTGAGTGCATACGGGTACTATTTCTTTCTGACGGACGACCCAGACACGACCGTCAAGATCCTGTTTATCAATCTCGGTTTTGCAGCACTCTGTTTGGCTTACTTCAGGGTAACGGTTACTATCCTTGCCGTCCAGGCAGGCATACTACAGTTTCTTCTCTGTTTCTTTGTACCGTTCTACCCCATGTTCTTTGCGCTCCTCTGCTATGAGGAAAGTAAGGAAGCTTTGAAAGCATGGCTCAGCGCTGTGTGCGTTTTTCTGTTGATCGGACTCTCTCTGTATGTGTATGGCCCCATCGTCCGAAAACCTCAGCAGGCACAGGCCCAGGAAAGAGTTCTGAAACCCGACCCTGACGGGGGTCGCGAACTCAAGGACCTCAAGAAATTCCAAATCAGCCATCACACTCCCCTCACCCTGAAATGGGCAGAACAGGATCAAGCGGAAGAGAACATGTTCCAGGAACAGAAAACCGCCTCGATCGGAAGGATGTTCGAAGTCACCAGCACCCCCGCACCGGGCCAGGAGGACGCCCCGACCAGCCAGATGAAGATTCGCGTTTTTCTCCCTCGCACCAATGAAAAATCGCCACGTTTCCCCTGCGTGATTGTCCCCCCGGCCGGCGCCACCCTGCTGACGGGGATGGACATTGACGCGGTCGAAGACATCCCCAACCCGGAACACGAACCTTATATCAAAGCCGGCTTCGCCGTGATCACTTTTTCCATCGACGGAGACCTGGGAGAAGGTGACCAGACCAGTAATGCCGATTTCATCAAAGCGCATCAGGCCTTCCGCAAAAGCAAAGCCGGGATGCTGAATTATGCGCAGGCGCTTTCACTGGCACTGGAAACGATACCGGAAATCGATACCGACAATATCTTTCTGGCAGGACATAGTTCCGCTGCCACTCTGAATCTGCTGTTTGCCGAGCACGCTCAACAGTCTTTCTGGGGTGCCGGCGTCATCAAAGGCTGCCTGGCCTATGCCCCTTCTGTCGATCCACAGAGATTTTTTGCCGACCACCTCGCTGAAATCAAACCCCTGATTCCTGATGTCGAGGATTTCATCCGACTCAGTTCTCCCCTGGAGCACTATGAATCGATCGACTGCCCTGTCTTCCTGTTTCATGCACGCGGAGACCAGGTGACTTCATTCGCAGCCACAAAACAGTTTGCAGAGCTGTTGAAAAGCAAAGGTAAGGATGTCGAGCTCGTCTCCAGTGACGGTGTCGATCATTACCAGACGATGATCGACGAAGGCATCCCCCGGGGCATCCAGTGGATTCAAGCCCGCATCAGGCAGCCCTCACGAAAACCGGATCTCAGTCCCGAACACGATCAGCGAATCGCAGAGATGAAACAGGCAGCCCAGCAGCGTGTTGAACAGAATAGACCGAAAAAACGCAGTTTCGAATTCGATCGATCAGAGCCGCCTCAAATTGGTAAGATGCATGAATCTGATCTAAAGATGCACGGTCGCATGAGAAGAGGGACACGGCGTGCGACTTTTAAAATCGCCGGCTTTGACAAAGAGTTTGAGCAGAAACTGAAAAATCGGGCCGCCTTTGAACTGGGAGCATTGGAATCAGCGATAGACGGGAGAATCTTAGGATTTGAAGGGGAGAACGTGGTGATTAATCTGAATCAGATGACTCTCTCTTTTGACTTTACCGAGCGCATCCCTGGTGATTTCAGAGAAAAACTGGCAGAGAACAAAAACACCCGTGTCATCCGACTGACAGATGACGCCCCCAAAAATGAACCGACCGATCCCAATTTCACAAAGGTAAATCCAAATATTGACCTCATGACGTTTCGTATCGACAGAATTTTCAGCAATAGTTTCGATCCCATTGCCGCAGAGCGAACCGTGGAGCAATCGCTCAGGCAAATTCCTGAATATGTCGCGGACTCCCTGGTGATCAATTATGACGACAAATGGGCCGCGTTCAAATTTAAAGCCCATGCCAGAAAATTCGGTATGGCAATGCGGGCCAGTGGTGCCCTGGCGCGCGCAAGCATCAGGGTCACTCCGGAATGGATCAAACTCTCTGAGGACGATCTGGCGTTAGCCGATCATGCAGGGAAGCCCGGCAGCACTTCCTCGCAGACATCAACGGGCACCATGCAGCCTGCTGCCACAGCGAAGCAGAAATATGTGATCCGCTACGGCGTCTACGGGGGAGATGATGTCACAGATTCCGCCCGCCGCTGCCTGAAAGGATTCGTCTGGGTTGACCAGGAAACGATCCATTTCAACCCCGACCGCAAAGAAATCACTTTTGTGAACCGCAGTCCGGTGGACCACAGTGCCCTGGAACGGGCCCTCAAACGCAATAAATTCTATCAGCTCCACATTACCCGGGAACCGGTCCCCTCATCCGCAGCAGAGAAAACGCCGGTCAAGGCCGGCGCGGGAACCGAATGA
- a CDS encoding endonuclease/exonuclease/phosphatase family protein, which yields MRLLSYNIHKGIGGRDRRYQLERVIGVIEQENPDIICLHEVDRNVKRSRFNNQPKIFADYFNLAESLYQLNVKLKTGGYGNLILSRWSFLTQHQISLTNKWRKARGAQIVVIDSPEGPFQLVNFHLGLAEKERHWQINHLLTHRLFQEGNDYPSLIVGDTNDWRNTLAKGTFSEHEFQEVTTPPSRFRSFPAYMPVGTLDKAFVRGSIGVKHARVARSKLSRQASDHLPLVIDFHLNEHASESIKKAEQ from the coding sequence ATGCGACTGTTGAGCTATAACATTCATAAAGGGATCGGGGGGCGTGATCGTCGTTATCAGCTGGAACGGGTGATCGGCGTGATCGAACAGGAAAACCCGGATATCATCTGCCTGCACGAAGTGGATCGCAACGTCAAACGTTCCCGCTTTAATAATCAGCCGAAGATCTTTGCCGATTATTTCAATCTGGCAGAGTCGCTCTATCAGTTGAACGTGAAGCTGAAAACAGGCGGGTATGGAAATCTGATTCTCTCCCGCTGGTCCTTCCTGACACAGCATCAGATTTCTCTGACCAACAAATGGCGAAAAGCCCGAGGGGCGCAGATTGTGGTCATCGATTCGCCTGAAGGCCCGTTTCAGCTGGTCAATTTTCATCTGGGGCTGGCTGAGAAAGAACGCCACTGGCAGATCAATCACCTGCTGACACATCGCCTGTTTCAGGAAGGGAATGACTATCCATCCCTGATCGTGGGGGATACGAACGACTGGCGAAACACGCTGGCGAAAGGGACATTCTCAGAGCATGAATTCCAGGAAGTGACTACGCCCCCCTCCCGCTTTCGTTCGTTTCCTGCTTACATGCCTGTGGGCACACTGGATAAGGCGTTTGTGCGTGGTTCGATTGGCGTCAAACATGCGCGGGTGGCGCGTTCTAAACTCTCGCGACAGGCGTCAGATCATTTGCCACTGGTGATCGATTTTCATCTCAACGAGCATGCCAGTGAGTCGATAAAAAAAGCGGAGCAATGA
- a CDS encoding [protein-PII] uridylyltransferase family protein, producing MNSPVFYDNPEILLDQKYSVTDPEVKQILTGIGFTDQERALIRMRDMCTTSRIREELTMILPTLLQALTDAATPDGSLINFERFMNSVSEPEKMLDFLTQNPRAVEILVRLFVGSQFLTEILLKNPDYLERLTRYNRIAEFKSQQQFFSEAMAIMRQETGSITEKFDAVRRFQRWELLRIGACDTFGLMDLKNITVQLSLLADGLVQSCLTVLSEEMELPVDDFAVLAFGKLGGEELNYSSDIDLVFIAGEDSTKYWQLGQKLIKSLMESTAEGFLYRVDMRLRPWGRSGALVTTVDAYVDYFAKHGRLWEKQAMLKARVIAGNQKLGIEFFRRIEPQIFNCAPEEVRKNVLDMKQRIEQTLKKKGKEWGEVKSGKGSIRDVEFTTQYLQMANGAKYPSIRSINTLDGLVRLVDHGLIQADEYRHLTSGYVFFRKIEHALQLMHYNQEHHMPTDERELAYLARRLDFQDGKQLVQYYEQHRKAVRSIYKKYIYDPAENKTGERAAQSEQDSNPIGMMAASYTKVFNEAETEQHSQMARKLSETNIVELETEKRPHNQLRLTMVGFDQTGDLSLICGLLFVYGFDIQKGHLFTNQKVKPAASSSSRSSKPSEKTKNTRKFVIVLDVMASGPAVEPNVWTDYRNDLSELLHKVESGNTQEAVGELAKRVAAGLHDLAQASQVLYPVEIEVDNETDNRHTILRIQSEDTIGFLYELTNALSMSGIDIARMVIDSEGTKVSDVLYVTDDKGEKISAEAQQQGLRAAIVLIKHFTHLLPRSPNPESALLHFREFLEHLFKQPNWVEEISSLERTSVLSALARLLGVSDFLWEDFLRLQHSNLFPVVANVEELKNRIPLEELKAEIAEELAEATTPEEQQEQLNAFKDRAMLRTDMRHILGHISEFGQFSDELTDVAEVVVEGAYDVCNQQLQERYGDPQLESGGPCHLSICALGKCGGRELGFASDIELMFIYEGTGQTTGPEVITNNEYYLKLVEKFTKMIKTRSEGIFQIDLRLRPYGQAGSLAVSAEAFQSYFSHEGAAWPYERQALVKLRPISGDEEFGNQIVRMRDEIIYSGKPFDVAAMLAMREKQIQQLVKGGTINAKLGDGGLVDCEYLIQGMQITYGHRNPGLRTTNTLEGIDSLKKLGLISPDDFHKLRNAYIFLRRLIDALRMVRGNAKDLTVPPQDQEEFEFLARRLGYGSHTEKLQEEISSTMDCVRDFSRLLAPIKALTIRTNG from the coding sequence ATGAATAGTCCCGTCTTCTATGACAACCCGGAAATACTCCTGGACCAGAAATATTCCGTCACCGATCCCGAAGTAAAACAGATCCTGACCGGCATCGGTTTTACAGATCAGGAACGCGCTCTGATCCGCATGCGAGACATGTGCACAACATCCCGCATTCGTGAAGAATTGACGATGATCCTGCCCACCCTCCTGCAGGCACTGACCGACGCCGCCACTCCGGACGGCTCCCTCATCAATTTCGAGCGGTTCATGAACAGTGTTTCTGAACCGGAGAAAATGCTCGACTTTCTGACGCAAAACCCGCGCGCAGTCGAGATTCTGGTCCGGCTGTTTGTCGGCAGTCAGTTCCTCACGGAAATCCTCCTCAAGAACCCCGATTACCTGGAGCGTCTGACCCGCTACAACCGCATCGCCGAATTCAAAAGTCAGCAGCAGTTCTTCTCGGAAGCGATGGCCATCATGCGCCAGGAAACCGGCTCGATCACTGAGAAATTTGACGCGGTTCGACGCTTCCAGCGCTGGGAACTGCTCCGCATCGGGGCCTGTGATACTTTTGGACTGATGGATCTGAAAAATATCACCGTCCAGCTTTCGCTGCTCGCAGACGGACTGGTTCAGTCCTGTCTGACGGTGCTCTCTGAAGAAATGGAGCTGCCCGTCGACGACTTTGCCGTACTGGCTTTCGGCAAACTCGGGGGGGAAGAACTGAACTACAGCTCGGATATCGACCTCGTCTTCATCGCCGGAGAAGATTCCACGAAATACTGGCAACTGGGACAGAAACTCATCAAGTCGCTCATGGAATCGACGGCCGAAGGTTTTCTCTACCGCGTCGATATGCGATTGCGTCCCTGGGGGCGCTCGGGAGCACTGGTAACTACCGTCGATGCTTACGTCGACTATTTCGCCAAACATGGTCGCCTCTGGGAAAAACAGGCCATGCTCAAAGCCCGGGTGATTGCCGGCAACCAGAAACTGGGCATTGAATTTTTCCGCCGTATCGAACCCCAGATCTTCAACTGCGCCCCGGAAGAGGTCCGCAAAAATGTGCTGGACATGAAGCAGCGGATTGAGCAGACACTGAAGAAAAAAGGCAAAGAATGGGGCGAAGTCAAATCTGGTAAAGGCTCAATCCGCGATGTGGAGTTCACAACCCAGTACCTGCAGATGGCCAACGGTGCCAAATATCCTTCCATCCGCAGTATCAATACACTGGACGGGCTCGTGAGGCTCGTCGATCATGGCCTGATCCAGGCCGACGAATACCGTCACCTCACCAGTGGCTATGTCTTCTTCCGCAAGATCGAACACGCGCTGCAGCTGATGCATTACAACCAGGAACACCACATGCCCACCGATGAGCGGGAGCTGGCCTATCTCGCCCGGCGGCTCGACTTCCAGGATGGCAAACAGCTGGTCCAGTACTATGAGCAGCACCGCAAAGCGGTCCGCAGTATCTATAAGAAATACATCTACGATCCAGCCGAGAACAAAACCGGAGAAAGAGCGGCACAATCTGAACAGGACAGCAATCCGATCGGCATGATGGCCGCTTCTTACACCAAAGTGTTCAATGAAGCAGAAACCGAACAGCACAGCCAGATGGCCCGCAAACTGAGCGAGACGAATATCGTTGAACTCGAAACAGAAAAACGGCCCCACAACCAGCTGCGGCTGACCATGGTCGGCTTCGACCAGACCGGGGACCTCTCCCTGATCTGCGGCCTGTTGTTTGTCTATGGATTTGACATTCAGAAAGGGCACCTGTTTACCAATCAGAAAGTCAAACCTGCCGCTTCCTCTTCCAGTCGATCTTCCAAACCAAGTGAAAAGACAAAAAATACCCGCAAGTTTGTCATCGTGCTGGACGTGATGGCCTCTGGCCCCGCCGTTGAACCGAACGTCTGGACCGATTATCGCAACGATCTCTCCGAGCTGCTGCATAAAGTCGAATCTGGCAATACCCAGGAGGCAGTGGGAGAACTGGCCAAACGCGTCGCCGCCGGTCTGCACGATCTCGCACAAGCCAGCCAGGTGCTCTACCCCGTCGAAATTGAAGTCGATAACGAAACCGATAACAGGCACACGATCCTCAGAATCCAGTCCGAGGATACCATCGGCTTTCTGTATGAACTCACCAATGCCCTTTCGATGAGTGGGATTGATATCGCCCGCATGGTCATTGATTCCGAAGGCACTAAAGTCAGTGATGTGCTGTATGTCACCGACGACAAAGGCGAAAAAATCAGTGCGGAAGCCCAGCAGCAGGGTCTGCGTGCCGCCATCGTTCTGATTAAACACTTCACCCATTTATTACCCCGCTCCCCCAATCCGGAGTCGGCACTGCTGCACTTCCGGGAGTTCCTGGAGCATCTCTTCAAACAACCCAACTGGGTCGAAGAAATCTCCTCGCTCGAACGGACCAGCGTGCTCAGTGCCCTGGCCCGTCTGCTGGGGGTCAGTGATTTTCTCTGGGAAGACTTTCTGCGTCTGCAGCATTCCAATCTCTTCCCCGTTGTCGCGAATGTGGAAGAACTCAAGAACCGGATTCCGCTGGAGGAACTCAAAGCCGAGATCGCGGAAGAACTCGCCGAAGCAACAACCCCGGAGGAACAGCAGGAACAGCTCAACGCTTTCAAAGACCGGGCCATGCTCCGCACCGATATGCGACACATTCTGGGGCATATTTCCGAGTTCGGTCAGTTCTCAGATGAATTGACGGATGTCGCCGAGGTCGTCGTCGAGGGAGCCTATGACGTCTGCAACCAGCAGCTGCAGGAACGTTACGGCGATCCACAACTGGAATCAGGCGGTCCTTGCCATCTGTCGATCTGCGCCCTGGGGAAATGCGGAGGACGAGAACTTGGATTCGCGTCTGACATCGAACTCATGTTTATCTATGAAGGCACCGGGCAGACTACCGGCCCGGAAGTCATCACCAATAATGAGTATTACCTGAAGCTGGTGGAAAAATTCACCAAGATGATCAAAACCCGCAGTGAGGGAATTTTCCAGATCGACCTCAGGCTCCGACCCTATGGTCAGGCCGGCAGCCTGGCAGTTTCCGCGGAAGCCTTTCAGAGTTATTTCTCTCATGAAGGCGCCGCCTGGCCTTATGAACGTCAGGCACTGGTCAAACTTCGCCCGATTTCCGGTGACGAAGAATTCGGAAACCAGATCGTCCGCATGCGGGATGAAATTATCTATTCCGGCAAACCGTTCGATGTCGCCGCCATGCTCGCCATGCGCGAGAAACAGATACAGCAGCTCGTCAAAGGGGGGACCATCAACGCCAAACTCGGTGACGGCGGGCTGGTCGATTGCGAGTATCTGATCCAGGGCATGCAGATCACCTATGGCCATCGTAATCCCGGTCTCCGAACCACAAATACGCTGGAAGGCATTGATTCACTCAAGAAACTCGGACTGATCAGTCCCGACGACTTCCACAAGTTGCGTAACGCTTATATTTTCCTCCGCAGACTCATTGATGCGCTCCGCATGGTGCGCGGCAACGCCAAAGACCTCACGGTCCCTCCCCAGGATCAGGAAGAATTCGAATTCCTCGCCCGCAGGCTTGGTTACGGCTCACATACGGAAAAACTGCAGGAAGAAATCTCATCCACGATGGATTGCGTTCGCGATTTCAGCCGCCTGCTCGCGCCGATCAAGGCTTTGACCATCCGCACCAACGGCTGA